The bacterium genomic sequence GACAATTGATAATTTTGTTGTCAGGCTGCGTAGGTATTTTGAGAAGGATCCTCATAATCCGGTATTTATCATCAGTGTAAGGGGTGCCGGGTATATGTTCAGGGATGAATAACGAATTAGGATATATGGATATAGAATGGATATCGGGTATTAAGGATACCTGCCATCTATACTGTGAATTTATGAACAATTTTAAAGATTTGAATCTGATAAAAATGAATCGTGAACTATAGAACACTGAACGCTTAATTTTGAATATTTTTATATTTTGTAATCCAATATTCGGGTTACCGTGAAAATTAAATTCCTCATCTCTCTTTTTATTATCCTTGGATTTAAAGATTAATTTTCGTAAAATAGAGTTTTATGATTCTTCCTAGTTCTATTTGGAAGTATTCATTTAATTGTAAGAGAGGATTATTTAAAATACAAACATTCTATTAAATGTTTAAAATTGTTTCTTTGTTAATTTTGATTTTTGTATTCTTTTAATATTGTACAGTTCTTTGTTTTTTAAAGGTTAATTTATTAATTTTGTTAAGATTGCGGGTAGGCACTTTTTTTAGAAAAAAGTGCCCAAAAAATCCCGGCTGCTGAAAATCTCCTGAAATGCTCGGTCGTTCGCTAAAAGTTCGGAACTCTTCCCGATTCTGCTTATTGTATTTTTTTCTTAAAGAGAATCGGGACTCAGACAGCCGAACTTTTTTAACGCTCTCTCCGTCGCATTTCCGGGCGGAGATTTTCAGATGCCGGATAGAAAAAAAGGATGTGCAGTATGTCCTACAACATCTTAAATTGATTGTATTTACTTAATTATTTGATAAATGAAAAGTTGATTAATGTTAAACTTGTTGTGTAAATATGAAAAATTACCAACTCTTTCTATGAAGAACCAGTTTTATTAATCGTTCAGTATCTATCTGTTATCGGCAGGGGTCAGGAAAGGTATACGTGGAAAATAGAGAACCAGTGATGACAAAGGGTGTTGCAACTCTGCTTGGGGATCCAAAGAGAGCAATAAAGAAAATTGCAGTACCTATGATGTTCGGGATGTTTTTTCAGTCCATTTATAATATTGCAGACGGAATTTGGGTGGCAGGGCTTGGTGCGGATGAGCTGGCTGCTGTGGGATTGTTTATGCCGTTTTTTATGATTATTCTATCTCTCGGAGCCGGTATAGGAGTAGGAGGAAGCTCTGCTGTATCAAGAAGAATCGGGAGAAAAGATAAGAAAGGAGCAGACAATACATCTGTTCATACATTGATAATAGGCCTTATTATTTCAGTGGCACTGACACTCCTGAGCCTGCCGTTTATGAAACATATTTTTACCGGGTTAAGCGGAAGTGAGAAAATCGGAGCACTTGCTACTCAGTATGGATTAATCCTGTTCAGCGGGTCTGTTGTACTGATTTTTTCAAATATTGCAAATGCCCTTTTAAGGGGTGAAGGTGATGCAAGGCGCGCAATGTACGGCCTGATTGTAGGCTCAGTTCTTAATATTGTATTGGATCCCATTTTTATCTATGTCCTGGGCCTTGGTGTGGCAGGTGCAGCATGGGCTTCATTAATATCAATGATTGTGGCAGCACTTCTGTTTATCTACTGGCTTTTTATAAAAAGAGATACATATCTGAATATATCCCTCAGCGCTTTTAAATATAATACTTTCATTATAAGTGATATTTTCAGAGTGGGGATACCTTCTTCCTTTGCTCAACTCTCCATGGCGATTGCCATGCTTGTTGTAAACAAGATTGTTGTACTTGCAGGAGGGACAGACGGGATTGCAGTATTTACCAGCGGGTGGCGTATTGTAATGCTTGGAACAATCCCTCTTATGGGTATTGCCATGTCTGTGGTTGCTGTGACAGGTGCTGCATTTGGTGCAAAAGAGAGAGAAAAACTGAAAACAGCTTTTTATTATGCCTTAAAAATGGGAGTATTAATCGAGCTTATAATCGGCGTTCTTGTTCTTATTTTTGCAAATCAGATTGCAGTAATTTTTACTTATTCAAAGGGCTCGTCAAGAATATATGTTGAATTGGTTAAGTTCCTGCGTATAATTACAATAATCTTTCCTACGGTGCCTCTCGGTATGCTTACTTCAGCAATGTTCAGGGGAGTGGGAAAAGGTTCGCGTTCTCTCATTGTAACACTTCTCAGAACAATTTTGCTTCAGGTACCTCTTGCATATATTTTCGGAATTATTTTTCACTGGGGATTAACAGGCGTGTGGTCCGGTCTGATATGTGCAAATCTTATAGCAGTAGTCGCGTCATTTTTGTGGGGAAAACACACTGTAAACACACTCCCATTTGATACTCGTTAAATTTTAATCTGTTATTTCCTGTTAAATATGGAAAAAAAGGAGCGTGATTTCCTATAAGGCTTTTCTTCCATTATTGATTCCAGCTCTCTTTTAAAATTATCCACATCTTTGTGTACGCTTTTCATAATAGATTTTGCCTTATGAAAATCAAGTATTTGAATGTTCTCAAGCCTTGGCTTTACATATAGTTCCGGTTTGTTTTTCTTTAAATGTCCTTTAACGACAATGGATTCCATTATCTGAAATGTATTCATGACCGCATCAAAAACAGATGGGCGCAGATGTCTTCTCGGCGGAACCATAGTCCCTGATACGTCAATGGCAATAAGCACATCACACTGGTTTCTAATAACACTCATAGGCAGAGGGTTAATTATACCTCCGTCCACGAGAATGGCATTGTCAATCTGGTGAGGTATAAATATACCAGGAATAGATATGCTTGACCTGATTGCTTCTATAAGGTTGCCGGAATCAAAAACAACTTCTTTTCTTTCCCAGAAATCAGTCGCTATAATTTTTAATGGAATAGAAAGCTCCTCAAATGTACTTACTGGAAGATGCTCTTTTAAAAATCCGGTAACCCCGTTGCCTCTTACTATACCAGATGATTTTAGTACATTAAGGTCAAGCATTTTACCAATTTCAAGGATTGATATATGCTCTGTCAAATCTTCCAGTTCTTTTCCTGTCATACCTCCGGCATAAAATCCGCCTATAATAGACCCGATACTTGTACCTGAAATAATAGAAGGTTTAATACCAAGTTCATCGAGAGCCTGAATAAACATAATGTGGCTGAGTCCTCTTGCTCCGCCTCCGCCAAGTGCAAGTCCGATTTTTTTCATATTTGTATTCCGTTTTAATTAAAAAGTATGTTTGGCAGCGATCGGCATTCTTCTTCCTGAGCCGAAGGCTTTTGATGTGATTTTAAGTACAGGAGGTGCCTGACGGCGTTTGTATTCATTTTTCCATACAGCATCAATAATCCATTCAACAGTGTCAGGATCAAATCCTCTTTTAATAATTTCTTGTTTTGATATACCCTGCTCTATGAATAATTCAAGAACAGCGTCAAGTGTTTCATATGGAGGCAGAGTGTCCTGATCTTTCTGATCAGGTTTAAGCTCTGCTGAGGGAGGTTTATTAATAGTTGATTGGGGAATAATATTTGTGCCGCGGTTTATGTAATCTGCAATTTTGTAAACCAGACTTTTCGGAACATCTGCAAGAACGGAAAGCCCTCCGCTCATATCACCGTAGAGTGTACAGTAGCCGACAGACATCTCACTTTTGTTGCCGGTTGTAAGAACAAGATATCCGAACTTATTGGAAAGTGCCATAAGGATATTGCCTCTTATGCGTGCCTGAATATTCTCTTCTGCCACGTCTTCGCCTGTTTCCGAAAACAGCGGGTTTAAGGTCTCTTTGTAGCTTTTAAAGGTGCTGCCTATTGGCACGGTTATAAATTCTATTCCAAGATTCTCTGCAAGATTTTTTGCGTCAATAAGGCTGGATTCAGAAGAAAAGGGGGAGGGCATAGCTACACCTGTAATATTTTTGCTGCCTGCTGCTCTGCATGCAAGAGCACAGGTTACTGCGGAGTCAATCCCTCCTGACAGGCCGAGGACTGCCTTTTTAAAACCGCATTTTCCCATGTAGTCTTTTATTCCGAGTACGAGAGCATCATGGGCTGCTTTAACAGGATCAAGAGGTTTGAAATCAACGGGAGTACCGGATTCCGTATTCAGTGTTTTAATCTCTTCTTTAAAAGAGGAGAGTATCTGTATCATATCTCCTCTGTCATTAAATACCATAGACCGGCCGTCAAAAATCAATTCATCATTTGCACCTGTTTGATTCACAAAGATAAAAGGGATATTGTGTTTTTGTACATGGCTTTTTATTAGATTAAAACGGAGATATTCCTTGCCAAGGGTAAATGGAGATGCCGATATATTTATAATTATAGTTGCTCCCTTATGTGCCAGAATTTCAACAGGATCTACCCTGTATCCGGGATTTGGGAGAATTGCAGGATTATTCCATGCGTCCTCGCAAATTGTTATTCCTATCTTCTCATTTTTAAAATTAAAAATATCAATATGTTCAGCAGGAGTAAAATAGCGTTTTTCATCAAAAACATCATATGTAGGAAGAAGTGTTTTACGCTGCTTAAATAAAATTTTTCCGTTTTGTACCAGAAAAGCAGTATTGTAAAGATGAAAAGAATCAGATTCTTCAATTCTTTCAAAATTACCGCAGATTATACCTGTATGCGGAAAATTCTTAGTGATTTCAATAAGGGATTGAAGTGCTTTTTCCGACGCGTCTGCAAAGTCGCTTCGTTCGAGAAGGTCCTGAGGAGGATAACCTGCAAGAAACAGTTCCGGAAAGATTACAAGGTCTGAATTTTCATTTTCTGCTTTCTCAATTGTATTTTTGATTTTAATCAGATTCTTATTAAAATCGCCTATAACGGAATTTAATTGTGCAAGAGTTATTCTCATTTGGCCTACGTATAAGTTTTTTAATAAAATAGCTTCAGAAGAATATAACGATAAGTCGGAAATATGTCAATTTCTTTCTTGGGAAAAACATTCCAAATGATTACTAGGCAAGATTTGCCGAAATTGGCTGTTAAGGCTATAATATATTATTAAAATAATAAAAATAACTCAATTATAAACAGTATGATAGCCCCATATAAACCTCTGTGGTATGAGCTTTGCTTTAAAAGGGTGTGGCATCAGACCAAATTTAATACGGAGATAGTAAATGAAGGTGAAAAATAATAAATTCAGAAGATTAACAATATTACTCAGCATTGCAGGTTTGCTGCTTTTGTGGGCTGGAAGTATTGCCGCAACTCTTGAACTTTCCTGGCAGCCTAACACAGAGCCTGATCTTGCAGGATATAAAATATATTACGGCACATCAGGGAGCGGAGTTTATTCCATTATCATTGATGTCGGAAATGTTAATACCTATGACCTGACAGGGCTTAGTATTGGGGCTACGTATTACTTGGTTGTGACAGCATACGATGAAAACGGGAATGAGAGTGGTTATTCCGAGGAGGTCAGCTATCAAATTAAGGATGTAGATCCGCCGGTCATTACCTCAGCATCATGTGTTATGGTTGACAAAGTTGTTGTGACATTTAACGAGCAGGTTGAAAAAATATCAGCAGAATTGGAATCAAATTACTCCATAAATAATGGCGTTACAGTACAGACAGCTGAACTTCAGAGTGACAATAAAACAGTTTATCTGTATACAACTTCTCATTCAAACGGCAATTATATTTTAACAATAAACAATGTACGTGACAGAGCATCTGTTCCAAATGCAATTGCAGCAGACACTCATGCACAGTATTCATGGACAGGAAACGACGAAACACCTCCGCGTATTGCAGATTTGGAGCTTAAAAATGATGATTTTATAGTTATAGAATTTTCGGAACCGGTTGAACAGAGCTCTGCAACAGATGTTTCGCATTATTCAATCTCTCCGGCTGTACAGATAAATTCAGTTGATATAGCTGGTACGTTCAGAAAAGTGTATATTACTACAGCAGAGCATACAAGGGGACAAAATTACACTATGACTGTTAATGGTGTGAAAGACGGGGCTGGAAATGTTATGAATTCAGTGCATGAAAATTATTCATGCATTTCCGAAGACACAGATCCGCCTGTTTTAACTGCTGCAAGGATAAATAAGGACGGTGATGAGATTGTTCTTGAATTCAGTGAAACTCTTGATCAGGCAAGTGCTGAAACAAAGTCTAATTATTCAATTTCCCCTTCTGTTTCCATTACATCTGTATCTTTGAATTCGGATCAGAAATCAGTAACGCTTCAAACAGCAGTGCACAGCGCAGGTGAATTCGAAATTACAGCCTCAAATGTCGGAGATAACGCGAATCCTCCGAATTACATTTCATCAGGGGTGTTGAGTTATACATACACACCTCCTGATCATACACCCCCTGCCATAGTCTCTGTAGAAATACCCAATAGTAATTTACTGCAGGTTACTTTTTCAGAACCTTTGGAAGGTGCAAGTGCTGAAAATGTTTCCAATTATTCCATATCACCGCATATAAAAATAAACAATGCGACTCTTGATGTTTCCGGAGAAAAGGTACTTTTGGAAACAGAGGAGCATCAGGCAGGAAGTTATTCATTGACTGTAAATAATATCCGTGACAGGGCTGAACAGCCTAATACAATAGCTTCGGGATCTTCAAAGAGTTATGAATACAATCCTCCTGATACGGATCCTCCCTATGTAACAGAAATTGACCTTCACGGAGAGGATGTCCTTGAAATTGTTTTTAATGAATCTCTTGACAGAACTGCAAGTGAAACTGTAACCAATTACCAGATATCTCCTTCTGTTGAGATTAAAAGTGCAGTTCTCGTAGGGGATACGCTTAACAGAGTCTATCTTTCAACAGGTAAACACATACCTGGGGGTACTTACACAATATCCATAAGCGGAATCAAAGACAGAGCTCCTGCTCCCAATATTATAGCATCCGGTACAACAGCGGAATATACTTGTCCGGTTATTGACAATACTTCTCCGAGATTAGTTACTGCTGTGCTGCAGGGGAACAATTTTCTTAAACTTGTTTTCAGTGAAGCAGTTGATCAGACATCTGCAGAAAACAAATTGAATTACAGTATTGCTCCTTCTCTGAACATTGAAGAAGCAACTCTTGATGCATCTTTGAAAATAGTATTTCTTAAAACAGCAAGGCACCAGCCCGGTACGGATTATACAGTGACAGTTACAGGAGTTAAAGACAGGGCGAATCCTGCTAATGTTATAGGAACGGAAAATAGTGTAAATTACAGATGTGAATCGGTAGATAACATCCCGCCTGAACTTTTACGTGCAGATCTTCACGGAAATGTTCTGCTTGAGCTTAGTTTCAGCGAACCTCTTGATAAGGTTTCCGCACTTAATTCCGGGAATTATTCCATAGACAATGGGATTTCAATTGAACAGGTTTCAATGAGTGAATCACAGATGCAGGTGTTTTTAAAAACAAGCCAGCACCAAAAAGGAACGTACACGGTAAAAGTAAATAACTTGCGAGACCTTGCGGAAATTCCAAATACAATTGAACCGAATTCCAGTTTTGAATATACTTATACTCCGGTTGATACTATAAGCCCTGTTGTTGCGAGTGTATCCACTATCAATAAAAATACAATTGAAATTGTGTTTGATGAAGCACTTGATAGAAATTCTGCAGAAACAACGGATAACTATAGTATAAACAATGGTGTGGTTGTTCAGAAAGCAATATTAAATTCATCTCTTTCAATTGTTTACCTTCAGACAACAGAGTTCAATCCCGGCAACTATGTACTTACGGTTAAAAACATCACGGATGCATCGGAAAATGCAAATAAAATTCAAAATACTTCAATACAGTATGTTTATCATGTTCTGGATGAAGTATCGCCGACATTGGCTTCAACTGAGGCCAAGAGCTCTAAAATGGTACTTGTTACTTTCAGTGAACCAATGGAAGCTGTGAGTGCGGAAAAAATTACGAATTATACAATCAATCCAGGGATTCAGGTAACAGGAGCGTATCTTACATCTTCAGACAAACAAGTTGTATTGGAAACATCGGAGCATGCTGCAGGCGAGTACACTCTAACTGTAAACGGAGTGCGGGACGCATCTTCTTCACACAACCCGATTGCCCAATACAGCACAATAAATTATACATGGAGCCCTGCAGATACTGTAAAGCCTAAACTTGTATCTTATAATCTGCCGACTGACAGCTATCTTGAGCTCTTTTTCAGTGAGCCGGTTAATGACGATCAGGCAAATAATAAAGTAAATTATACAATAGATCCGCCGGTCCAGATAATTAATGCAAGTTTGAGTTCAAACCTTGATGTTGTAGGCCTTGTCACAAGCAAGCATGCGCCAGGGACATATACGGTTACTGTAAATAATATCACAGACCGTGCATTTAATCCAAATGTTATCGGAGGACACAACAAGTTGACTTACACCTATATTCCTCCTGATACGGTAGGGCCGAAACTTATTGCGTTAAAAGTCAATTCTCCACAGTCTATGGCGCTTATTTTTGATGAAGAACTTGACAGGGAAACTGCGGAGAATATAGCTAATTACAGTATTGATAAAGGAATTCAAATTAGCGATGTCAGCCTCCTTGCTTCTCTGACAACAGTACATATTGAGACTTCACCGCATCAGCCGAGTGAAACATATACTATAACAATTTCAGGGCTGAAGGACAGGGCACCGTCTCCGAATGCTATCAGGTCTCCGATTAAAAAGGCATATTCGTATGACCCTCCTGATACTGAAAAACCAGAGCTTGTCAGTGCCAAGCTTATAAGCGGAGCAAACCTTGTTGAACTTGTTTTCAGTGAGAAAATAGATAAAAAAACAGCGGAAAACAGGGAAAACTATATTATTGATCCAAGTGTTGAAGTTAATCTTGCAACATTGGATACAGTTACATTGAAAAAGGTGAGGCTGGAAACAACAGATCATCGCCCTGGTATTCAGTATTCTGTAAGTGCACGTAATATAAAAGATCTCGCGCCTGTCCCCAATGTTATTGATGCTTCCAAGTGGGTACATTACCAGATGCCCGGCTCAGGCAGTATGGCTGATAACACACCCCCTCAAATTTCCAGAGTGGATGTTGTCTCGAGGAATAAGATAGATATCGTTTTTTCGGAGCCTGTAAATAAAGCAACTGCCGAAAATGTAAAGAATTATGTAATAAGTGATACAATTAAAGTTGTTGAGGCAAAACTTGATACTGACAAGGTAAAAGCAGTATTAACAACGAGCAATCACATATATGGTAAATCATATACTATTTCAGTAAAGAGCATTAAGGATGCCTCTCAATACCAGAATGCAATGAGCAGTGAAACGGATGTTAAATATCTGATTACAAAAGAAGCTGCTTTGAGTAATGTGAACCGCCCTGCATATCAATTTGCTATTCTTCATTTAAGCGATAAGAGCTATGTGGACCGCAGTTATACAATTGAACAGATTCCTGCATATCTTGACAGCATACCGCGTGTTGTTACGGCAAATGATGACAAGATGTCAGACGGCAGCAGTTTCTTGAGTTTTGAACTTTGGGGAGAAGCAACGGTTTATGTAGCATTTGACAGGCATATAGAATCATTGCCCTCATGGCTGAGCAACTGGAAACAGACAGGAGATCAGCTTGTTGATTCCAGGGATAATGTTTTTATGCTTTTCAGCAGGGAGTTTTCAAGCGGAAGAGTTGTACTGGGCGGGAATAAAGGTACAATGGATGATAACATGTATATGGTCTATATTGAACCGAGGACAGATTCAAAAGCAGTTATAGCGAGCCTCAGCAAAACCTCCTATGATGTAGAACATATTTCAGTAGGGGATACCTGTTATATTGACAGGCCTCATACAATTACATCAATTCCTTCTCAATTGGAAGAGCTCCTCTGGATACGAACCGCAAATGATGATAAACTGAGCACAGATCCGCTGAGTTTCCACCTGAATAAGGCATCTGTGGTTTATGTGGCGCATGATAAAAGAATTACAGAGCTTCCTGACTGGCTTTCAGGCTGGGATGAATTAAATGAGCAGATAAGCAACTCCCGTTCTGACAAATACAATATATTCTATAAAAAGTTTTCAGAAGGTGATGTAGAACTCGGCGCAAACGGAGGTACTGCGGAAGATAATATGTATTTCGTTTTGATAAAACCTGTTGATGAAAAAGATAATTCCGGAGCAGGGCCGAAGATTCCGAAGAAGTTCGAGCTTTTACAGAATTATCCGAACCCGTTTAATCCTTCTACGCATATAAGGACTAATATCAGGTTCAAAATTAATGATAACAGAGATGTAAATCTTGTTATTTACAACATTCTGGGCCAGGCTGTGAAAGAGTTTAATCTTTCGCAGGATCAGCTCAGAACAGGCGTTGTACATGAAGTTGTATGGGACGGCAGAGATAATAACGGAGCTATTGTTGCAAGCGGAGTCTATTTCTGCAGGTTAAAGGTCGGGGCTTTTGCATTGACACGGAGAATGCTGCTTCTGCGGTAGGGAGATTAAAAGAAGATGATATATGCTTTAATTATAATTATAGGACTTGCATTCGGAAGCTTTTTAAATGTTGTAATTTATCGTCTTCCCCTGAAACGGTCAATTGTAACGCCAGGCTCTTTCTGCCCCTCATGCGGACAGCCCGTAAAATTTTATGATAATATTCCTGTGTTAAGTTATTTGATTTTAAAAGGAAGATGCAGGTATTGCAAGAGTAGAATTTCAGTGCGGTACCCTCTTGTGGAGAGCCTTTATGCAGTATTGCTCATAGTTCTTTTCCT encodes the following:
- a CDS encoding MATE family efflux transporter; protein product: MTKGVATLLGDPKRAIKKIAVPMMFGMFFQSIYNIADGIWVAGLGADELAAVGLFMPFFMIILSLGAGIGVGGSSAVSRRIGRKDKKGADNTSVHTLIIGLIISVALTLLSLPFMKHIFTGLSGSEKIGALATQYGLILFSGSVVLIFSNIANALLRGEGDARRAMYGLIVGSVLNIVLDPIFIYVLGLGVAGAAWASLISMIVAALLFIYWLFIKRDTYLNISLSAFKYNTFIISDIFRVGIPSSFAQLSMAIAMLVVNKIVVLAGGTDGIAVFTSGWRIVMLGTIPLMGIAMSVVAVTGAAFGAKEREKLKTAFYYALKMGVLIELIIGVLVLIFANQIAVIFTYSKGSSRIYVELVKFLRIITIIFPTVPLGMLTSAMFRGVGKGSRSLIVTLLRTILLQVPLAYIFGIIFHWGLTGVWSGLICANLIAVVASFLWGKHTVNTLPFDTR
- a CDS encoding patatin-like phospholipase family protein; its protein translation is MKKIGLALGGGGARGLSHIMFIQALDELGIKPSIISGTSIGSIIGGFYAGGMTGKELEDLTEHISILEIGKMLDLNVLKSSGIVRGNGVTGFLKEHLPVSTFEELSIPLKIIATDFWERKEVVFDSGNLIEAIRSSISIPGIFIPHQIDNAILVDGGIINPLPMSVIRNQCDVLIAIDVSGTMVPPRRHLRPSVFDAVMNTFQIMESIVVKGHLKKNKPELYVKPRLENIQILDFHKAKSIMKSVHKDVDNFKRELESIMEEKPYRKSRSFFSIFNRK
- a CDS encoding NAD+ synthase, whose translation is MRITLAQLNSVIGDFNKNLIKIKNTIEKAENENSDLVIFPELFLAGYPPQDLLERSDFADASEKALQSLIEITKNFPHTGIICGNFERIEESDSFHLYNTAFLVQNGKILFKQRKTLLPTYDVFDEKRYFTPAEHIDIFNFKNEKIGITICEDAWNNPAILPNPGYRVDPVEILAHKGATIIINISASPFTLGKEYLRFNLIKSHVQKHNIPFIFVNQTGANDELIFDGRSMVFNDRGDMIQILSSFKEEIKTLNTESGTPVDFKPLDPVKAAHDALVLGIKDYMGKCGFKKAVLGLSGGIDSAVTCALACRAAGSKNITGVAMPSPFSSESSLIDAKNLAENLGIEFITVPIGSTFKSYKETLNPLFSETGEDVAEENIQARIRGNILMALSNKFGYLVLTTGNKSEMSVGYCTLYGDMSGGLSVLADVPKSLVYKIADYINRGTNIIPQSTINKPPSAELKPDQKDQDTLPPYETLDAVLELFIEQGISKQEIIKRGFDPDTVEWIIDAVWKNEYKRRQAPPVLKITSKAFGSGRRMPIAAKHTF
- a CDS encoding Ig-like domain-containing protein, producing the protein MKVKNNKFRRLTILLSIAGLLLLWAGSIAATLELSWQPNTEPDLAGYKIYYGTSGSGVYSIIIDVGNVNTYDLTGLSIGATYYLVVTAYDENGNESGYSEEVSYQIKDVDPPVITSASCVMVDKVVVTFNEQVEKISAELESNYSINNGVTVQTAELQSDNKTVYLYTTSHSNGNYILTINNVRDRASVPNAIAADTHAQYSWTGNDETPPRIADLELKNDDFIVIEFSEPVEQSSATDVSHYSISPAVQINSVDIAGTFRKVYITTAEHTRGQNYTMTVNGVKDGAGNVMNSVHENYSCISEDTDPPVLTAARINKDGDEIVLEFSETLDQASAETKSNYSISPSVSITSVSLNSDQKSVTLQTAVHSAGEFEITASNVGDNANPPNYISSGVLSYTYTPPDHTPPAIVSVEIPNSNLLQVTFSEPLEGASAENVSNYSISPHIKINNATLDVSGEKVLLETEEHQAGSYSLTVNNIRDRAEQPNTIASGSSKSYEYNPPDTDPPYVTEIDLHGEDVLEIVFNESLDRTASETVTNYQISPSVEIKSAVLVGDTLNRVYLSTGKHIPGGTYTISISGIKDRAPAPNIIASGTTAEYTCPVIDNTSPRLVTAVLQGNNFLKLVFSEAVDQTSAENKLNYSIAPSLNIEEATLDASLKIVFLKTARHQPGTDYTVTVTGVKDRANPANVIGTENSVNYRCESVDNIPPELLRADLHGNVLLELSFSEPLDKVSALNSGNYSIDNGISIEQVSMSESQMQVFLKTSQHQKGTYTVKVNNLRDLAEIPNTIEPNSSFEYTYTPVDTISPVVASVSTINKNTIEIVFDEALDRNSAETTDNYSINNGVVVQKAILNSSLSIVYLQTTEFNPGNYVLTVKNITDASENANKIQNTSIQYVYHVLDEVSPTLASTEAKSSKMVLVTFSEPMEAVSAEKITNYTINPGIQVTGAYLTSSDKQVVLETSEHAAGEYTLTVNGVRDASSSHNPIAQYSTINYTWSPADTVKPKLVSYNLPTDSYLELFFSEPVNDDQANNKVNYTIDPPVQIINASLSSNLDVVGLVTSKHAPGTYTVTVNNITDRAFNPNVIGGHNKLTYTYIPPDTVGPKLIALKVNSPQSMALIFDEELDRETAENIANYSIDKGIQISDVSLLASLTTVHIETSPHQPSETYTITISGLKDRAPSPNAIRSPIKKAYSYDPPDTEKPELVSAKLISGANLVELVFSEKIDKKTAENRENYIIDPSVEVNLATLDTVTLKKVRLETTDHRPGIQYSVSARNIKDLAPVPNVIDASKWVHYQMPGSGSMADNTPPQISRVDVVSRNKIDIVFSEPVNKATAENVKNYVISDTIKVVEAKLDTDKVKAVLTTSNHIYGKSYTISVKSIKDASQYQNAMSSETDVKYLITKEAALSNVNRPAYQFAILHLSDKSYVDRSYTIEQIPAYLDSIPRVVTANDDKMSDGSSFLSFELWGEATVYVAFDRHIESLPSWLSNWKQTGDQLVDSRDNVFMLFSREFSSGRVVLGGNKGTMDDNMYMVYIEPRTDSKAVIASLSKTSYDVEHISVGDTCYIDRPHTITSIPSQLEELLWIRTANDDKLSTDPLSFHLNKASVVYVAHDKRITELPDWLSGWDELNEQISNSRSDKYNIFYKKFSEGDVELGANGGTAEDNMYFVLIKPVDEKDNSGAGPKIPKKFELLQNYPNPFNPSTHIRTNIRFKINDNRDVNLVIYNILGQAVKEFNLSQDQLRTGVVHEVVWDGRDNNGAIVASGVYFCRLKVGAFALTRRMLLLR